In a single window of the Drosophila albomicans strain 15112-1751.03 chromosome 3, ASM965048v2, whole genome shotgun sequence genome:
- the LOC117569812 gene encoding calpain-A, whose product MDELKGFLRQAGQEFLNAAGDAAMGAAKEVVGSVINEIFVKKEAETKRVLPSIKNMRVLGETNAGLGHNVDVQDYESLLNGCLASGSLFEDPLFPASNESLMFSRRPDRHIEWLRPHEIVEDPQFFVEGFSRFDVQQGELGDCWLLAATANLTQESNLFFRVIPPEQSFQENYAGIFHFRFWQYGKWVDVIIDDRLPTYRGELLYMHSAEKNEFWSALLEKAYAKLHGSYEALKGGTTCEAMEDFTGGVSEWYDLKESPDNLFTILQKGAERSSMMGCSIEADPNVLEAETPQGLIRGHAYSITKVCLIDIVTPNRQGKIPMIRMRNPWGNEAEWNGPWSDSSPEWRYIPEEQKTEIGLTFDRDGEFWMSFQDFLNYFDRVEICNLSPDSFSQKSDDYQQNGKRKWEMSMYEGEWTPGVTAGGCRNFLETFWHNPQYIITLVDPDEEDEEGHCTVIVALMQKNRRSKRNMGMECLTIGFAIYSLTDHDLQNRPQGINFFKYKSSVGRSPHFINTREVCARFKLPPGHYLIVPSTFDPNEEGEFIIRVFSETKNNMEENDDHVGYGGHADDVVPAIPSPRPTDPQKDSLRRLFDSIAGKDQEVDWMELKLILDHSMKDDLPKAIEYSRFQANNAFETQAAGMGGEDSGNACGLLALICGPFLKGTPFENQLGAGDQSSKPLIENNPTINRPIVDETHGFSKDVCRSMVAMLDADKSGKLGFEEFEALLSDIAKWKAIFKQYDTDSSGRISGFQLREALQSAGYHLNNRVLNALGHRYGSRDGKIAFDDFLMCAVKIKTYIEIFKERDAEKNETATFTLEEWIERTIYS is encoded by the exons ATGGATGAACTCAAAGGATTCTTAAGACAGGCGGGGCAAGAGTTCCTCAATGCTGCCGGCGATGCCGCAATGGGCGCCGCCAAAGAAGTTGTTGGATCTGTGatcaatgaaatttttgtgAAGAAGGAGGCCGAAACAAAGCGAGTTCTGCCTAGCATCAAGAACATGCGAGTC CTGGGCGAGACGAATGCTGGTCTGGGGCACAATGTCGATGTGCAGGATTACGAGTCATTGCTGAACGGCTGCCTGGCGAGTGGTTCGCTCTTCGAGGATCCCCTTTTCCCCGCTAGCAACGAATCTCTGATGTTCTCACGCCGACCTGATCGGCACATTGAATGGCTGCGTCCGcat GAAATTGTGGAGGATCCGCAGTTCTTTGTGGAGGGCTTCTCTCGATTTGATGTGCAGCAGGGCGAACTTGGAGACTGTTGGCTTTTGGCTGCCACCGCAAATTTGACACAGGAATCGAATCTCTTTTTCCGCGTAATTCCGCCGGAGCAAAGCTTCCAAGAAAACTATGCGGGCATCTTTCATTTTCGCTTTTGGCAGTATG GTAAATGGGTGGATGTGATTATTGATGATCGTCTGCCGACATATCGTGGAGAGCTACTCTATATGCATTCGGCGGAGAAGAACGAGTTCTGGAGTGCTCTCTTGGAAAAAGCCTACGCCAA ACTTCATGGCTCTTATGAGGCGCTTAAGGGAGGCACTACTTGCGAGGCTATGGAGGATTTCACTGGCGGTGTCAGTGAATGGTATGACCTCAAGGAGTCGCCGGACAATCTATTTACCATTTTGCAAAAAGGAGCGGAGCGCAGTTCCATGATGGGTTGCTCTATCGAAGCGGATCCCAATGTGCTGGAGGCTGAAACGCCACAGGGCTTAATTCGCGGACACGCTTACTCCATCACCAAG GTTTGCCTTATTGACATTGTGACTCCAAATCGTCAAGGCAAGATTCCCATGATACGTATGCGTAACCCGTGGGGCAATGAAGCCGAGTGGAACGGACCTTGGAGCGACAGTTCACCCGAGTGGCGTTACATACCCGAGGAGCAGAAGACGGAAATTGGATTGACTTTCGATCGTGATGGCGAGTTCTGGATGTCGTTCCAGGactttttgaattatttcgaTCGCGTCGAAATCTGCAATTTGTCACCAGATTCATTCTCGCAAAAGAGCGATGACTATCAGCAAAATGGCAAGCGCAAATGGGAAATGTCCATGTACGAGGGCGAATGGACGCCGGGAGTGACAGCTGGAGGTTGCCGCAACTTCTTGGAAACTTTCTGGCACAATCCCCAATATATTATAACACTCGTCGATCCCGatgaggaggatgaggagggACACTGCACTGTGATTGTGGCCCTGATGCAAAAGAATCGCAGATCGAAGCGCAACATGGGCATGGAGTGCTTAACAATTGGTTTTGCCATCTATAGTCTAACTGATCACGATCTGCAGAATCGTCCGCAGGGCATCaatttcttcaaatataaatcGTCAGTTGGCCGCTCGCCACACTTTATCAACACACGagaa GTGTGCGCTCGCTTTAAGCTACCTCCGGGTCATTATCTGATTGTACCGTCAACTTTCGATCCAAATGAGGAAGGCGAATTCATCATTCGAGTCTTTTCcgaaactaaaaataatatgga AGAGAACGACGATCATGTTGGCTACGGAGGTCATGCAGATGAT GTGGTACCTGCAATTCCTTCGCCAAGGCCCACAGATCCTCAAAAGGACAGCTTGAGGCGACTGTTCGACAGCATTGCTGGCAAGGATCAAGAAGTTGATTGGATGGAGTTGAAACTCATCTTGGATCACTCCATGAAGGATG ATTTACCAAAGGCAATCGAATACAGTCGCTTCCAAGCCAACAATGCTTTTGAGACTCAAGCAGCTGGCATGGGAGGAGAGGACTCTGGCAATGCCTGTGGGTTGCTTGCTCTGATTTGTGGGCCATTCCTTAAAGGCACACCCTTCGAAAATCAGCTAGGAGCGGGCGATCAGTCTAGCAAGCCACTAATAGAAAATAATCCAACTATTAATCGAC CTATTGTTGACGAGACGCACGGTTTTTCCAAAGATGTTTGCCGCTCTATGGTGGCTATGTTGGATGCCGATAAGTCCGGGAAACTGGGTTTCGAAGAATTTGAGGCTTTGCTTTCTGATATCGCCAAATGGAAGGCGATCTTTAAGCAATACGATACTGACAGCTCTGGCCGCATTTCAGGCTTTCAGCTTCGTGAAGCACTTCAATCGGCTggttatcatttaaataatcgTGTGTTGAACGCTTTAGGTCATCGTTATGGATCGCGAGACGGAAAGATTGCATTTGATGATTTCCTCATGTGTGCCGTCAAAATTAAGACATATATAG AAATATTCAAGGAACGAGATGCCGAAAAGAACGAAACTGCCACCTTTA